The following DNA comes from Triticum aestivum cultivar Chinese Spring chromosome 3D, IWGSC CS RefSeq v2.1, whole genome shotgun sequence.
taatcatcataaataggaggcatgctttcgtcataataaatttgctcatcaaaacttgggggacaaaaaatatcatcttcatcaaacatagcatccccaagcttgtggttttgcatatcattagcatcatggtattcaaagaattcatactgacaacattgcaatcatgctcatcattcaaatatttagtgccaaacattttaatgcattcttcctctagcaattgagcacaattatcggaatccttattttcacggaagacattaaaaagatgaagcatatgaggcaacctcaattccattttttggtagttttcttttatggactaaactagtgataaaacaagaaacaaaaagattcgattgcaagatctaaagatataccttcaagcactcacctccccggcaacggcgccagaaaagagcttgatgtctactacacaactttcttcttgtagacgttgttgggcctccaagtgcagaggtttgtaggacagtagcaaatttccctcaagtggatgacctaaggtttatcaatccgtgggaggcgtaggttgaagatggtctctctcaaacaaccctgcaaccaaataacaaagagtctcttgtgtccccaacacacccaatacaatggtaaattgtataggtgcactagttcggcgaagagatagtgatacaagtgcaatatggatagtagatataggtttttgtaatctgaaaatataaaaacagcaaggtaacaagtgataaaagtgagcgtaaatggtattgcaatgtgtagaaacaaggcctagggttcatactttcactagtgcaagttctctcaacaataataacataattggatcatataactatccctcaatatgcaacaaagagtcactccaaagtcactaatagcggagaacaaacgaagagattatggtagggtacgaaaccacctcaaagttattctttctgctcgatctattcaagagtccgtagtaaaataacatgaagctattctttccgttcaatctatcatagagttcgtactagaataacaccttaagacacaaatcaaccaaaaccctaatgtcacctagatactccaatgtcacctcaagtattcgtgggtatgattatacgatatgcatcacacaatctcagattcatctattcaaaccaacacaaagtacttcaaagagtgccccaaagtttctaccggagagtcaagacgaaaacgtgtgccaacccctatgcataggttcatgggcggaacccgcaagttgatcaccaaaacatacatcaagtggatcacgtgatatcccattgtcaccacagataagcacggcaagacatacatcaagtgttctcaaatccttaaagactcaatccgataagataacttcaaaggtaaaactcaatccattacaagagagtagagggggagaagcatcataagatccaactacaatagcaaagctcgcgatacatcaagatcgtatcatctcaaaaacacgagagagagagagagagagagagatcaaacacatagctactggtacataccctcagccccgagggtgaactactccctcctcgtcatggagagcgccgagatgatgaagatggccaccggtgagggatcccccctctgacagggtgccggaacagggtcccgattggtttttggtggctacagaggcttgcggcggcggaactcccaatctattctgctccccgatgtttttagggtatatggatatatataggtgaaagaagtcggttaggggagccacgaggggcccacgagggtggagggcgcgcccagggggtgggcgcgcccccctgcctcgtgccttcctcgttgcttcccttatatacactccaagtcttctggattgcttccgttccaaaaataactttcccaaaggtttaattccgtttggactccgtttgatattccttttctgcgaaacactgaaacaaggagaaaaacataaactagcactgggctctgggttaataagttagtcccaaaaatcatataaaatagcatataaatgcatataaaacatcctagaaggataatataatagcatgaatacttcatagattatagatacgttggagacgtatcaatgcattatgggcctatagaactgcatataaaaatcctatgggtatgtctctgtataaaatggtttatggaaaagcatgtcacttacctctcgaactagaacataaggcatattgggccattaaagagctcaattatgatttcaaacttgccggcgagaagagactatttgacattagctcacttgatgagtggagaacccaggcctatgagaatgccaaactgtttaaagaaaaagttaaaagatggcatgacaaaaggatacaaaagcatgagtttaatgtaggtgattatgttttgttatacaactctcgtttaagattttttgcaggaaaactcctctctaaatgggaaggtccttacgttatcgaggaggtctatcgttccggtgccataaaaatcaacaacttcgaaggcacaaatccaaaggtggtgaacggtcaaagaatcaaacattatatctcaggtaatcccataaatgttgaaaccaatgttattgacaccataaccccggaggagtacataagggacactttccagaacgtttcagactccgaaaaggaataggtatgtggtacgctaagtaaaccgactccaaaacagttctaatagcaatttttctttgttttggaatatttaaaaaaataggaaaataagaagtagttcgaaagggacacgaggcatccacgagggtggagggcgcgccctaccccctgggtgcgcccccttgcctcgtgggcacctcgtgtgctctccggactccgttttcttgcacgatacttcttttggtcggcaaaaattcattatataatctcccgaaggttttgaccaccgtaccatgacacaatcctctgtttttgttttgagttgtttctacagcagatttagagcaagatgtcttctcaagagtcagtcggggagagtcgggtgtctcatccgacaccggggccaggagaaaacagtgatgctgaccactttgggccatcaatggaggaggagatggaggccgacttgaaaaggatagatgccatggaggaggatcaagaaattacctctcgtctccaagccagATTCACGATGGAGaaacttcagagctcagcaattccaaactcggtcatccctcccaatgctagatttctttcttatgaaaatatgaaaagaagtgttacttgttctcccgcggctatgcaacatccatgggtgaaaggagctttagccgtcacgggtaagctccgtagggaaataatggatctcaagcagcaagtcaataagctcgaggaagagaatcatatcctaaggggcatcatcgccaagaatatcacatcaccacctccgaagaaagagacataaatacatgggtaagGGCACTtttcttggcaactgccaagcttgggggaggtgcccggtatcgtatcaccatcacacttctatctttaccatttttcttagttcgatccttttggttatatcttgatctagtagaataaagtttagtatgatctagctttgagtttttgtgtttatccttatctatgtaatcgagttcgtgagctatatataataaagattagtcttgagtcgagggcttggttatcttgctatgatcttgagggaataaaaagaataaaaagaaataaagagatcatattgatcatatggagagtaatgacttcacatataaagagtatgatgaataaaagttgttgggagttaagaaacatagttttggtcatcgttgcaattaataggaagtaataaagaaagagaggttttcacatataaatatactatcttggacatcttttatgattgtgagcactcattaaaatatgacatgctaaaaagttgatgttggacaaggaagacaacgtaatgggttatgttttcttatatccgaaataaattatattgtcatggatcatccaacatgttgagcttgcctttccccctcatgctagccaaattctttgcaccaagtagagatactacttgtgcttctaaatatccttaaacccagttttgccacgagagtccaccatatctacctatggattgagtaagatccttcaagtaagttgtcattgttgcaagcaataaaaatttctctctaaatatgtatgatctattagtgtggagaaaataagctttatatgagcttgtgatatggaagaaataaaagcgacggactgcataataaaggtccctatcacaagtggcaatataaagtgacgttcttttgcattaaaattttgtgcatccaaccataaaagcacatgacaacttctgcttccctctgcgaagggcctatcttttattttcgtcttataccttatacaagagtcatggtgatcttcacctttcctttttacactttatcctgatatatatatatatatatatccaattggatgtgggttttcataaagcattattgttgatgttacccttgaggtaaaaggtgggaggcaaaactataagcccctatctttctctgtgtccgattaaaacttcatacccataagtattgcgtgagtgttagcaattgtgaaagactaaatgatagttgagtatgtggacttgctgaaaagctcttatattgactcattccgatgttatgataaattacaattgcttcaatgactgagattatagtttgttagtttccagtgaagtttctgattcatactttacattgtgaatagattgttactttagcataagaaatcatatgacaatgtgaatagattgttactttagcataagaaatcatatgacaatatatatatatatatatatatctatatatatatatatgttgctattctaagaatgatcatgatgccctcatgtccgtattttattttatcgacacatctatctctaaacatgtggacatatttttcgatatcggcttacgcttgaggacaagcgaggtctaagcttggaggagttgatacgtccattttgcatcatgcttttatattgatatttattgcattatgggctattacttcacattatgtcacaatacttatgccttttctctcttattttacaaggtttacatgaagagggagaatgccggcggttggaattctgggctggaaaatgagcaaatattagagacctattctgcacaactccaaaagtcctgaaactccacgaaagtcagttttggaatatattaaaaatattgggcgaagaaagcaccaaagggggACCACCACTGtccacgagtgtggagggcgcgccctaccccactgggcgcgccccctacgtcGTGCCActtggaagccccccgatgcccaccttctggtataaggtgtcttttgccctgaaaaaaatcagaaggaatctttcgggacaaagcgccgccgtctcagggcgaaaccttggcgaaaccaatctagggctccggcggagctgttctgccgaggaaacatccctccgggagggggaaatcatcaccatcgatcctctcatcggtagggggtcaatctccatcaacatcttcaccagcaccatctcctctcaaaccctagttcatctcttgtatccgatccttgtctcaaaacctcagattggtacgtgtgggttgctagtagtgttgattactccttgtagttgatgctagttggtttattcggtggaagattatatgttcagatcctttatgcacattaatacccctctgattatgaacatgaatatgatttgtgagtatttatgtttgttcctgaggacatgggagaagtcttgttataagtatagtcatgtgaatttggtattcgttcgatattttgatgagatgtatgttgtctttcctctagtggtgttatgtgaacatcgactacatgacacttcaacattgtttgggcctaggggaaggcattgggaagtaataagtagatgatgggttgctagaatgacagaagcttaaaccctagtttatgcgttgcttcgtaaggggctgatttggatccatatgtttcatgctatggttaggtttaccttaattcttctttcgtagttgcgaatgcttgcgaggagggttaatcataagtgggatgcttgtccaaggaagggcagtacccaagcaccggtccacccacatatcaaattatcaaagtaacgaacgcgaatcatatgagcatgatgaaaactagcttgacgataattcccatgtgtcctcgggagtgcttcctttatataagagtttgtccaggcttgtcctttgctacaaaaaagattgggccaccttgctgcaccttgtttacttttgttacttgttacccgttacgaattaccttatcataaaactatctgttaccgataatttcagtgcttgtagagaataccttactgaaaactgcttgtcattttcttctactcctcgttgggttcgacactcttacttatcgaaaggactacgatagatcccctatacttgtgggtcatcaacctcgTCCTGGAAAGAATATTTAGTACGGGGAACTTTCACACCATTTGATGCAGAAGCTATATTGAGCATTCCCTTGTATAATAGGAGGGTGGAGGATTTTTGGGCTTGGAGCAGGGAAACCCGTGGAAATTTTACTGTTAGGTCTACGTACAGGATGATTCAGAAGACAAAACTACAACGTGAGAGTTGGCTGTATGAAGTAGGAGGAACTTCAAACTTGGACGAGAGCAATGGCTGGTCGTCCCTTTGGCATACATAGGTTCCCAACAAGATTCGGCTTTTCTTGTGGCGACTTGCAAGGGAGTCAATTCCTACATGTGATCTACTACACCACCGTAACATGGCGAGCTCGCCGGCGTGCATGTTGTGTGGAGCGGCCGACTCGTGGAGGCATGCGCTGCTCTAGTGTAACATGTCGAGGAGTGTCTGGGCGTTATCATCAGAGTCTCTTGTGGATCAGATGAGCATGGATGCTAATCTGTGTGCCAAGCAATGGCTTTTTAATATGCAGACACTATTATCGCATGCGGATTTTACAAAGCTGGGAGTTACACTTTGGGCAATATGGAGTTCGAGGAGGAAAGTGATACACGAGGATATACACCAGACACCATTCGCCACCATGTCCTTTGTAAATTCTTTCATTAACGATTTGCAGACTCTCAGCAAGCCACTGAGTGAGCAAGCAAGGACGGCCCTGGTTCGGCCAGATGGGTGGATTCCACCACCGGTGAACGTGAGCAAAATTAATGTAGATGCACCATTAGTGAGGAACACTTCGGTTCGCTCAGTGGCAGCTATATGCAGGGATCAGAATGGACTATTCATCGTTGCATCGGCTATTACTCTCATTGGAATAGATGATCCCACAACGCTGGAAGCCTTGGCAGTACGGGAATCACTCGCTTTGGCGGAGGATCTCTATGAACGAAGTGTCTTTGTAGCGTCTGATTGCAAGATTGTCATCGACGATATTAAGAAGAGGAGTGCTGTTGTGTATGGAGCTATCATTAGGGAGATTTTAGACCGATCTAGTTCTTTTAATTGTTGTTCTTTTagccatgaatttaggagctcgaatttcgaAGCTCACAAACTAGCGAAGCATACTCTCTCACTTGGGATTGGCCCCATGTTTGGTTAGGCAATCCGGGTGATCTGTCTTTTGttcctgtaaacattgtgacgacttAAATAAAGAGCTTCGTGAGTTTGTCTAAAAAAAAAGCTGTGAATTCTTCCTTGGCTCAAAAAAGAAGCTGTGCTATACTAGTACGTGTGATTCCCTTGGAACCTGTAGTTTGCGTACTCGAACGTGTTCCCGCTCGCGTAGTTTTGGCCTCGTCGTTTGCTCAGCAAAAGCGTTGCACGTCTGCGATTTCCTTCAAACGCAAAGTGCCAGGGCAGGCCAGGATTCCCGTGGTGCATCTCCACGCAAGGGTGCGCAAACAGCTGATTCCGCATGGGACCCGCGCGGCTAGAACAAATCAAAAGGGCGCAGAGATTCCGAGTGCAAGCAAATCGCGTGGCCCCAGTCCAGCAGAAAAGTGAAGGGGGTGCAGTGTGGGGTGGTGCCCGCCACGTTGATTCCACGGCCCTTTCCTGCGGCTATATCAACGGCTGGTCCTCCTCCCGTGCTCTTGTGCTAGGTGTACACCAGTCCTTCCCACGTTTTTTATTGATTAGAGAGAATCTCTCTTATACCATGGCTCTCCTATCAGATGGCAAATATATTATTTTACAAATGATGTTTTTTTCGGCGGCATTTTAGTTTAAGATAAATCACGTCACATGTTTTAATTTAACAAGAGTTTACACACATTGCATGCCTCGGATAGGCTTCTCGAGTAAAAAGAAATGGTTTGTTGTGTTTTTCTCTAAACAAGATAAACAACCGTATTATGAATTACATTCATACGACATGATGTGTTTTGAGCTATATGATCATGAAACATGGAGCACTATGTGAATCTTTTTTTTTCAAGATAACAGAAGATGATCCTCCTCAATCTCCAAACCCAATAATACAGACAAATGTCTATGAAATATACAGTTTCAAAGTAAAAAAGAAAATCCACTAGTTTAATGCATCCCAAACACTTCCTATTGAGTATCCTAGAATTTCTCATGTCACATGCATCTAGGGTTATACACGTGTACATGTTTTTAACTTAACCTTTTTTATAAGCTCActgcccctctctccctccctccctccctccctccctctatcTATCTCCACACACATGCGCGCGCGCGATTGTGGGAGATCGTGATGAGTTATCAGGCTATGGATGCCCATTATGCTCCAGAAGTGTGTGGGCCGGAGGGTGTTAGCACTCGTCTCTTCGACCTGGATTGAATTGTTACGGCACGGGCAATGGAAATAAATTTAAATTAATTAGGCCTTAGGCTTATAGTTTCACTTAGAGTTTAGGCAGTATTTTTCCCTTGCGTCTGAAAAACGAGTCAAGAAACACTAATGACAACCCTTCAAGTCAATGAAATTCATAAAAGCAGGGAGGTGAATAGGATATTGTTCTCATGGCAAAGTTGGACGAACGGCTTTCGCGGGACTAGCCACACACATTTTGCAAGACATCTGGGCCAATCCTATGATTGAAAACCACACACACTAGAAGAATTTTCCAACGTAACACCGCGGTGAAACAAACCCAAGCTAGATTTTGGCATAACCAAATGCAAAAAATCATCTCCACATCCAACCAACTCAAGGCTGTTGGGAATAAATGACCACTGCAAAATTATCAAAAGCCAATAACTACCCTAGTACGCACGCATACCCCTTGGCGGTTGTCCTCTAGGCCTCTAGCGTCTCGGGCGGCTAGGGTTGCTCGCCTCTTGTCGGCGCCGGCAGGTCTACTCCGTCTACTATGGCCTTAGGCCATGGAGGCGTGGTGGATCTCGGTCCTTGCAGGCGGAAGGGCTTCATTTTCTTTTCAGATATCTTTATGTGCTTGTTTAGGGTTTGTGTCATGTTCAGGAAGGAGAGACGacagcggctccctgaagatggaataatgtTCGCCCCACCTAGCCCCCGTCCCAACGGTGCGTCTAGCCttgtcggagggcgtgtggaggtgtgtcttcggtGGATCACGTGGGATTTTGTCGACACTTGTCTTCGGTGCATCTGCTTGGATCCAGTCTTTGTTCGCCTGCAGTCTTTGTTCGCCTGCGTTTGCGTGTCTGCCGGTTGGATCCTTCCAATCTATACTTCTCTTCATCAACGGACAATGGTGGTTGTTGTTATGGTGCATTGGCCCTATGGAGCGTTAGCACAACGACTTTCGGATTGTCTACCACAACAAGATTTGCACAACTATGGTGAGGGAGGCGTAATGAAggcggcgtgccttcggctcgctaCAGCGATGGTAGTCGTCACTAGGTGTAATTTTTTACTTTTAGTGCGCTCTGTACTATCTTGACGGTTGATGAATGATCGAAAGTTTTCAAGAGTAGAGAAAAAAAAGGCAATAATAACTTCCCAAAATCCATGTCCACGGTTCACCAAACCTACTGGAGTACTTGCTTGTGGATTTTGGTTTTCCTTGTGTGCTCGTGTACACGAAGCATTTTCTTCAAACTCTACCAGGGGACATGTTGGTCCGTGGCAAAAGCACCCCGCCGTCCACCCCGAGTCCTCACCCCGCCCGCTCTCCACCGTCCAATCCAAATCCAACGTCCCCGATCTTCCGATCAGACCTAAACCCCATCGCATCTATAAAACCCCACCACGCTAGAAATCCTCCTCCCCCGCATTCTCTTCCCCCTCAACTCCCACGCGCACCGGCACCACCCCTTTTCTTGCGGAGCAGCGTGAGGGTTTCGGAAAGCTAAGCTATGGCGGAGCAGCCGCACGCCGAGGACGCGGGCCACAAGCCGGAGACCCTGATGGAGAAGATCGCCGACAAGCTCCACGTCGGCGGCGGCGaccactcctcctcgtcctccgactcCGACAAGGAGGAGCACCCGCGCCCCTCGGCGCCGCCCgctcccgcccccgcccccgccgcctccgaggtcaccaccgcctccttcgccgcctccgcctccgcggcGGCGGCCGATGCCAAGAACAAGATGTTCCGCCTCTTCGGCCGCGAGCAGCCCATCCACAAGGTCCTCGGCGGAGGCAAACGTATGGCCCCATTACCGATCTAACTGATGCTCGTTTTTTAGTGCTTTTGCTTGAAACGCGTAGATCGGATCGGAGTGGGTGGATCTGGACGGGCTTGGACCTTGGGTTTCGTACTAGATCTGGTATAAGGCACTGATTGGGCAGTGCAGGTGAGGTTTAAGCCTTCCTTTTTGGGCGGCTGGGTTTGTTCAGATCCACAGGGGCGGTGCGTCGCCAAAGCCAACGCTCCAGTAGCGACCTGATTTACGCTGGTGGTTTCGAATTTGGTCAGTGCAAGCTGTCTCCATATGAGTTTTGCCGTGGTTGTGCGATCTGATCTTTAAGATTCCCCCCTTGTATTTATGGTGCTAAAATGGACACTGTCCATATGTCTGGGCTGCTAAAATAGGATTTTAATATTCCATATGGCTGGGCTTCTAAAATAGGATATTACTATTAATAGTACCATTGAGTATTACCCGCGCTTGAATGTATGTTTGTCAGTTTGTGGCAGAATCATCCTCAGGCGCTCAGTGAATTCTCTGCTGTGTCCTTGCCAAGTCGCTAGTGTATAGAAACATTGTTTCTTGTATGAGAATTATCACCATATATGTctcttaggtttgttttctctgaATTTTAAATAAAGAAACAATAAACCTTGTGGTGTTATTGCTATTTCCTCCCTTTCTCAAACTTACAGACATTTTGGAATTATTGAAGTTCAGCTTAAGATTCTCTATAGAATTACCATGATTTTGGAGGACCTATGCGCCATTAGTCGTTACACATTGCAATATAACTAATACTCATGGACTAAAGAAATAGAACTACGATGTGGTTTCTGTGTATGGTACATTTGTGTCTTTTTTTTTGCTTTGAACTTGAGCTGTTAACCATAGGCTGAAAACATGCAAATCTAGAGGGCATCCTTACTCTGTTGTGAATCCTTAACGGGTAGCAGAGGTTAAACAACTAGTTGTGTTTTTTTGCCTTCCATTGTCACTCCATAAATTTTCGCAGACCATCCTGCAACATTTTTGAACTGTTATATTCTGTTTCTACTCCTTAAGCACTGCCAAATTTTATCTCCGTCTTGTATTATATCGTGACTAAGATGTCATTTGTGAGCACATGTTATGTAATTTCACGATCTGCCAATCTTGCTGTTGTATTCACTTTGTTTCTCTATTCTGCAGCTGCTGATGTGTTTATGTGGAGGAACAAGCACATCTCTGCTGGAGTACTAGGTGGTGCAACTGCAATCTGGATCCTTTTTGAATTGCTTGGCTACCATCTTCTGGCTTTCCTTGGCCATGCTCTCATATTCTCTCTGGGTGTTCTCTTTCTCTGGTCTAATGCCTCATCATTCATTAACAAGTAAGCTATCTTCATCCCAGTATCACAGATTACATGTGCGTACCCTTGCACGTTCAAGAGCTAGTATTTAAAAATGAGTTCTAAATTCTGCAACCATTTCAGGTCTCCCCCAAAGATTCCCGAGGTGATCATTCCTGAAGATCTGGTTGTCAACATTGCGCTATCTACGCGTCATGAGATCAACAGAGCCTTCGCAAACCTTCGTCAGATTGCTCTTGGCCGCGACATAAAGAAGTTCCTTATTGTATGTCTGTTCTGCCATTGTTTACCAAGCGTTGTTCCTACATCAATCTGGATTTGTCTCGTTTAACTTATTTTTACAAAACTGTAGGTGATTGCTGGTCTATGGCTGCTTTCCATTCTCGGCAGTTGCTGCAACTTCTTGACGCTGTTCTACATTGGTAAGGGATCTCAACTGAGCATACCATTTTTAGCACCTCTTCTTCCCAATATGGATTTGGCTAACAGTGGATCTTTCTCTTCTATGTCAAACAGTTTTTGTGGTTCTGCACACAGTTCCCGTAATCTATGAGAAGTATGAAGATCAGATTGATACCTATGGTGAGAAGGGGTGGATTGAGGTTAAGAAACAGTATGCTGTGTTTGATGCCAAGGTTCTGAGCAAAGTGCCGAGGGGCCCcttgaaagacaagaagaactagAAACGAGTGATACCGTGTGCCATCGGTATGGAATGATGGCGACTGGTTCGTGGCTGCCCTTGTGGTATGAGCACCAAATTTCTCACCAGTTGTCTTGTGTTATGTGTAAGACTGTTTTCGTTGTTTGCGACTTTGATGAGAGTAGCCTGGGTAGCTTACCCTCCAACAGTAATGCAGAGGCAGCACTTGTTT
Coding sequences within:
- the LOC123077848 gene encoding reticulon-like protein B1 — translated: MAEQPHAEDAGHKPETLMEKIADKLHVGGGDHSSSSSDSDKEEHPRPSAPPAPAPAPAASEVTTASFAASASAAAADAKNKMFRLFGREQPIHKVLGGGKPADVFMWRNKHISAGVLGGATAIWILFELLGYHLLAFLGHALIFSLGVLFLWSNASSFINKSPPKIPEVIIPEDLVVNIALSTRHEINRAFANLRQIALGRDIKKFLIVIAGLWLLSILGSCCNFLTLFYIVFVVLHTVPVIYEKYEDQIDTYGEKGWIEVKKQYAVFDAKVLSKVPRGPLKDKKN